One window of the Synechococcus sp. CC9311 genome contains the following:
- a CDS encoding DUF3104 domain-containing protein gives MIVDRSLRGRSQCAGQDAPAFLGVNTGDFVIVQAENHDASKVDGNWWMGQVVFCEGGSRDPMVNTMFQVSDVDDGFIHWVNGDEVKHIVRSLDGLQLGSHECYQLSKGC, from the coding sequence GTGATTGTTGATCGTTCTCTCCGGGGCCGGAGTCAGTGTGCTGGCCAGGATGCTCCCGCATTCTTGGGAGTGAATACTGGCGACTTTGTCATTGTGCAGGCGGAGAACCACGATGCATCCAAGGTTGATGGCAATTGGTGGATGGGACAGGTGGTGTTCTGTGAAGGAGGATCCAGGGATCCGATGGTGAACACAATGTTTCAAGTCTCAGATGTAGACGATGGCTTCATCCATTGGGTGAACGGTGATGAGGTCAAGCACATTGTGCGATCGCTGGATGGTCTGCAACTCGGTTCCCATGAGTGCTACCAATTGTCAAAGGGCTGTTAA
- a CDS encoding carbohydrate porin — protein MGVAGGLEPSSSSWMQQVAAGLTLSSGLNKNRSSWTGLDHWQIHLTLSQFAGNPNLNEQLGTDYPLQSLVTPTGTWITQASVERIESDNKIDWSMNAGVITIGNNLMDIPVLDYYINDTLDTPYNLSVIGYPITPLTATGAQIGLHHNQLGSLDYAYYNLDRTRQIAAALGVTPMTPKLEGNLQLFQWSINPLANSKQRKAKEEEQNMPESLIQLGGYISSTNLNINSNKNLGEGINRGIYGTVTWPISLPIGQDSRIWISSSLSLDPNNNPLASYTAAGLLSQGILDGRPQDVLAIGFNRNGFSRSITPDQSYEGVIEINYKIQISERLQIQPLMQWIINPSGLGSQPTIWATGAQINFSI, from the coding sequence GTGGGAGTTGCAGGTGGACTAGAGCCATCTTCAAGTAGTTGGATGCAACAAGTTGCCGCGGGACTCACCCTCAGCTCGGGCCTAAACAAAAACCGGAGCAGCTGGACAGGCTTAGATCACTGGCAGATTCATTTGACACTGAGTCAGTTTGCCGGCAATCCAAATCTCAACGAACAACTAGGAACAGACTATCCGCTACAAAGTTTGGTCACTCCAACAGGCACGTGGATCACGCAAGCATCAGTAGAACGAATCGAAAGTGATAACAAAATAGACTGGAGCATGAATGCTGGAGTAATCACAATCGGAAACAATTTAATGGATATACCTGTCCTTGATTACTACATAAATGACACATTAGACACACCCTACAATCTATCTGTAATTGGCTACCCAATCACGCCGCTTACTGCCACAGGAGCACAAATAGGCTTGCACCATAATCAGCTTGGAAGCCTTGATTATGCATACTACAACTTAGACAGGACGCGTCAAATTGCTGCCGCTCTAGGGGTTACACCGATGACACCGAAGCTTGAAGGCAACCTACAACTTTTCCAGTGGTCGATCAATCCATTAGCCAACTCAAAACAGAGAAAAGCAAAGGAAGAAGAACAAAATATGCCAGAGTCACTTATTCAATTGGGCGGTTACATTTCATCTACCAACTTAAATATAAACTCAAATAAAAACCTGGGCGAAGGCATCAATCGAGGTATTTACGGCACAGTAACTTGGCCAATATCGCTACCAATTGGGCAAGACAGCCGGATTTGGATATCTAGCAGCCTCAGCCTAGATCCAAACAACAACCCATTAGCAAGCTATACAGCGGCAGGACTTCTAAGCCAAGGCATCTTGGATGGCAGGCCTCAAGACGTGCTGGCAATAGGCTTCAACCGAAACGGATTCAGTCGAAGCATTACCCCCGACCAAAGCTACGAAGGGGTCATTGAAATCAACTACAAGATACAAATCTCTGAACGCCTACAAATACAGCCACTTATGCAATGGATCATCAACCCCTCTGGGTTAGGATCTCAACCAACAATCTGGGCAACAGGAGCTCAAATCAACTTCTCTATTTAA
- a CDS encoding DUF481 domain-containing protein produces the protein MEIQASSLFSILRQTACLSLACNATAMLLLIGSTRSGLAETVTLILSNGDKIKGTLIKSESNELTTVINHPSLGRLEIQANSLKPKPKRKRWTGSFSAGVTGSNTDRDYDLDSTSQLITQYKDEVNLLTFKANTEYDISRNEDQKERSTDTNQGQIDLRYSYTFSGKLSAYASNTYEYDMLNQVGKNNLINSIGLGYDLIKTDTTTLNLSAGPSAQSIWGGPGCNADQYCGNTYAASSARIGFDWVPNNYFNLSLSNQFTGSYVDGVSPSNNFSGTIKIYPFGDKKLFTSLNGQLIYNALTSPQIDNSFSLQFGTQLF, from the coding sequence ATGGAGATACAAGCATCAAGCCTATTCTCTATCTTGAGACAAACCGCCTGCCTCTCGCTTGCCTGCAATGCAACAGCAATGCTCCTTCTCATTGGCAGCACAAGGAGCGGGCTGGCAGAAACCGTAACTTTAATCCTCAGCAACGGTGACAAAATAAAAGGAACATTGATAAAAAGCGAAAGCAATGAGCTAACAACAGTTATCAATCATCCCAGCCTTGGGAGACTCGAAATTCAAGCCAATTCTCTGAAACCCAAGCCAAAGAGGAAGCGCTGGACAGGCAGCTTCTCAGCTGGAGTAACTGGCTCAAATACAGACCGAGACTATGATCTCGACAGCACATCTCAACTGATTACACAATACAAGGACGAGGTAAACCTACTTACCTTTAAAGCCAACACAGAATATGACATTTCAAGAAACGAGGATCAGAAGGAAAGGTCGACTGATACCAACCAAGGGCAAATCGACTTACGATATTCATACACATTCTCAGGAAAACTGAGTGCCTATGCATCTAATACCTATGAGTACGACATGCTGAATCAAGTTGGCAAAAACAATCTTATCAATTCGATTGGACTTGGATATGACCTCATCAAAACGGATACAACAACCCTCAACCTCTCGGCAGGCCCTTCTGCACAGAGCATCTGGGGAGGACCTGGGTGCAATGCTGATCAATACTGTGGCAACACTTACGCAGCAAGCAGTGCCCGAATTGGTTTCGACTGGGTGCCAAACAACTACTTCAATCTTTCGCTAAGCAACCAATTCACAGGCTCATATGTAGACGGAGTGTCTCCTAGCAATAATTTTTCAGGAACAATTAAAATTTATCCCTTTGGTGACAAAAAGCTTTTCACATCACTCAACGGACAACTCATTTACAATGCACTAACCAGTCCACAAATAGACAATAGTTTTTCATTGCAGTTTGGCACACAACTTTTTTAA
- a CDS encoding YajQ family cyclic di-GMP-binding protein codes for MASYSFDVVSDFDRQELVNTLDQVRRDVGNRYDLKDSGTEIDLAETEVVITTASDMTLQAVEDILRTKATKRDLSLKIFDFQTPEAVGGNRVKQVVQLRKGLSQELAKKLSKMVRDELKKVTVAIQGESLRITGKSKDDLQAAIQLVKSKEEELDVPLQFENYR; via the coding sequence ATGGCGTCATATTCATTTGATGTGGTTTCAGATTTTGACCGCCAGGAGCTGGTTAATACTCTGGATCAAGTCCGCCGAGATGTTGGAAATCGCTACGACCTTAAGGACTCAGGTACAGAGATTGATCTAGCGGAAACGGAAGTGGTCATTACCACAGCTAGTGACATGACATTGCAGGCAGTTGAAGATATCTTGAGGACTAAAGCAACAAAGCGAGATCTTTCTCTAAAGATTTTTGACTTCCAAACTCCTGAAGCTGTTGGGGGGAATCGTGTGAAGCAGGTTGTTCAATTGCGAAAGGGGCTCAGTCAAGAGCTTGCCAAAAAGCTCAGCAAAATGGTCCGCGATGAATTGAAGAAGGTCACGGTTGCGATTCAAGGGGAAAGTCTTCGTATTACGGGCAAGAGTAAGGATGATCTTCAGGCTGCGATTCAACTCGTGAAAAGCAAGGAAGAAGAACTAGATGTTCCGCTTCAATTTGAAAATTATCGCTGA